One stretch of Pseudomonas azotoformans DNA includes these proteins:
- a CDS encoding response regulator transcription factor produces the protein MNKLTSAVKVLVVDDQPLIVEELCEFLEGSGYRCVPCESSRHALQRFSEDAEIGLVLCDLHMPDMDGIELVQAMQKVAGKQRAFEAIMLTGRADKQDVIKALRAGISDYYQKPINLDELLEGLQRQEAALEERQKELHLGHLNQKLQYLSESINDLYQDLDKVRRSPGAGLADDGELVVEDAGPIEIPTIFNQLSPRQLDVARLVGKGLTNYQIACELGITENTVKLYVSQVLRLTHMHNRTQLALALSPSNSALRQRVTAH, from the coding sequence GTGAACAAGCTTACCTCGGCGGTAAAAGTGCTCGTGGTCGACGATCAACCGTTGATCGTGGAAGAACTCTGCGAATTTCTTGAAGGCAGCGGTTACCGCTGCGTCCCCTGTGAGTCCAGCCGACACGCCTTGCAGCGCTTCAGCGAAGACGCCGAAATTGGCCTGGTGCTGTGCGATCTGCATATGCCGGACATGGATGGCATCGAACTGGTGCAGGCCATGCAGAAGGTCGCGGGCAAGCAGCGTGCGTTCGAGGCAATCATGCTCACCGGGCGTGCCGACAAGCAGGATGTGATCAAGGCCCTGCGCGCAGGGATCTCGGATTACTACCAGAAGCCGATCAACCTCGATGAGTTGCTCGAAGGCCTGCAACGCCAGGAAGCGGCGCTGGAGGAGCGGCAAAAAGAGCTGCACCTGGGGCACCTGAACCAGAAGCTGCAATACCTCTCTGAATCCATCAACGATTTGTACCAGGACCTCGACAAAGTGCGGCGCAGCCCTGGCGCTGGCTTGGCCGATGATGGCGAGCTTGTCGTCGAGGATGCAGGGCCGATCGAAATCCCGACCATCTTCAATCAGCTGTCGCCGCGTCAGCTCGATGTTGCGCGCCTGGTGGGCAAGGGCCTGACCAACTACCAGATCGCCTGTGAACTGGGGATCACCGAGAACACAGTCAAGCTCTACGTGTCCCAGGTGTTGCGCCTCACCCATATGCATAACCGCACCCAACTGGCACTGGCCTTGTCGCCGAGTAACTCGGCGCTGCGGCAACGGGTGACGGCGCACTGA
- a CDS encoding PAS domain-containing sensor histidine kinase, producing the protein MTSGDKLFGRLLGRASAPPLDMPGVPMPGLHVQLDAQGHVLSIRGTLRSQLTPHAIGERRPPLRELLCADSALDIEGSPADWQHQSLDLDFQSTTGQVLHTRGWIEPDGDDWSLRLQDIGDLLAGRQLAQHREQNHQLACQMSEQLRVCSLTRLPEVFNEHLRSLAQRWHIPCVALALLDGEDHGWRIYSQYAAHDAPALWQAGQHLGISLDSVNGNAPLSLAQERSDNPRLHSIFGDADGFLVPYRDSQGVAAWLLCGQYNGQPHTRDRDWLNLTAALAAPLLSRLREQRFHQQLDRMEALQGLLGTGWWELLPATQEIQLAPQLLNSLSQEDGPTRQPLSQWLELIHPADRQALDSRLHDLQALGKPLLASVRLQRTDAEHNPLWYRVQGQVLGVGDNRRWIGFMLDISDIKNQQLQAAAAHARLDNLIASSPAVIYVQRYVDGALHPAFFSDSLLPLLGWTLADCNHDSLASLIHPEDRERYFERSRQLLRKGNVRSRYRLRDKQGHYHWLLDEAKLLRDDLGLPVEAVGLWLDVTEATLAAEQIKQSEERYRILVEDSPAMICRYRPDLTLTFGNTPLANYLECLPAQLPGLNLGHWLSDEQRQAFVQRIEQLTPEFPVSTAEISLELPGREHAWWVWSDRGVFDEQGALVEVQAVGRDNTEVRRSQQQLTQSAKMATLGEMATGLAHEINQPLNVMRMAIVNVLKRLGNGDAQIDYLTEKLQRIDTQVQRAARVVDHMRVFGRRSEIEQQPFDPSQAVEGTLSLLGEGLRGKGVEVRITPADFKVQVKGYVDQLEQVLINLMVNARDALLSKREKHPEFRPWIAVHCEQDSRHVRIWVEDNGGGIDPRLLERIFEPFFTTKPIGVGTGLGLSVSYGIVENMGGRLSVTNGEHGAKFCVELPIS; encoded by the coding sequence TTGACGTCGGGGGACAAACTCTTCGGGCGCCTGCTCGGTCGTGCCAGCGCGCCGCCCCTCGACATGCCGGGTGTGCCCATGCCTGGCCTGCACGTGCAATTGGATGCTCAAGGCCACGTGCTCAGCATCCGCGGCACCCTGCGCTCACAGCTGACGCCCCACGCCATCGGCGAACGTCGACCGCCACTGCGTGAACTGCTGTGCGCCGACAGTGCCCTGGATATCGAAGGCAGCCCTGCCGACTGGCAACACCAGAGCCTGGACCTGGACTTCCAGAGCACAACCGGCCAGGTGCTGCACACCCGCGGCTGGATCGAACCCGACGGTGATGACTGGAGCCTGCGCCTGCAGGACATTGGCGATTTGCTCGCCGGCCGACAACTGGCCCAGCACCGCGAACAGAACCATCAACTCGCCTGCCAGATGAGCGAGCAATTGAGAGTGTGCAGCCTGACCCGCCTGCCCGAGGTGTTCAACGAGCACCTGCGCAGCCTGGCCCAGCGCTGGCACATCCCCTGCGTTGCCCTGGCCTTGCTCGATGGCGAAGACCACGGCTGGCGGATCTACAGCCAGTACGCCGCCCACGACGCCCCCGCCTTGTGGCAGGCTGGCCAACATTTGGGGATCAGCCTGGACAGCGTCAATGGCAACGCACCGTTGAGCCTGGCTCAGGAGCGCAGCGATAACCCGCGCCTGCACAGTATCTTCGGCGATGCCGACGGTTTCCTGGTGCCCTACCGCGACAGCCAGGGCGTGGCCGCCTGGTTGCTCTGTGGCCAGTACAACGGCCAGCCGCACACCCGCGACCGCGACTGGCTGAACCTCACCGCCGCCCTCGCCGCGCCGCTGCTGAGCCGGCTGCGCGAGCAGCGCTTCCACCAGCAGCTCGACCGCATGGAGGCTTTGCAGGGCCTGCTCGGCACCGGCTGGTGGGAGCTGCTGCCGGCCACCCAGGAAATCCAGCTGGCCCCGCAGTTGCTCAACAGCCTCAGCCAGGAAGATGGTCCTACCCGCCAACCCTTGAGCCAGTGGCTGGAACTGATCCACCCGGCCGATCGCCAGGCCCTCGACAGTCGCCTGCACGACCTGCAAGCCCTTGGCAAACCGCTGCTGGCCAGCGTGCGCCTGCAACGCACCGACGCCGAGCACAACCCGCTCTGGTATCGCGTGCAGGGCCAAGTGCTGGGCGTGGGCGACAACCGTCGCTGGATCGGTTTCATGCTCGACATCAGCGACATCAAGAACCAGCAACTGCAAGCCGCTGCCGCCCACGCGCGCCTGGACAACCTGATCGCCAGCTCACCGGCCGTGATCTATGTGCAGCGCTATGTCGACGGCGCCCTGCATCCGGCCTTTTTCAGCGACAGCCTGCTACCGTTGCTGGGCTGGACCCTGGCGGACTGCAACCACGACAGCCTGGCGTCCTTGATCCACCCCGAAGACCGCGAGCGGTACTTCGAACGCAGCCGCCAGTTGCTGCGCAAAGGTAACGTACGCAGCCGCTACCGCCTGCGCGACAAACAGGGCCATTACCATTGGCTACTGGATGAAGCCAAGCTGCTGCGTGACGATCTCGGCCTGCCGGTGGAGGCCGTCGGCCTGTGGCTGGACGTCACCGAGGCGACCCTGGCTGCCGAGCAGATTAAACAGAGCGAAGAGCGCTACCGCATCCTGGTCGAAGACTCCCCGGCGATGATCTGCCGCTATCGCCCCGACCTGACCCTGACCTTCGGCAATACACCGCTGGCCAACTACCTGGAATGCCTGCCCGCACAATTGCCCGGGCTGAACCTGGGGCACTGGCTGTCGGACGAACAACGCCAGGCCTTTGTGCAACGCATCGAACAGTTGACCCCGGAATTCCCGGTCAGCACCGCCGAAATCAGCCTGGAATTGCCTGGACGCGAACACGCCTGGTGGGTCTGGTCGGACCGTGGCGTGTTCGATGAGCAAGGCGCGCTGGTGGAGGTGCAGGCGGTGGGCCGCGACAACACCGAAGTACGCCGTTCCCAGCAGCAACTGACGCAAAGCGCCAAGATGGCCACCCTGGGTGAAATGGCCACCGGCCTGGCCCATGAAATCAACCAGCCGCTGAACGTGATGCGCATGGCCATCGTCAATGTGCTCAAGCGCCTGGGCAACGGCGATGCGCAGATCGACTACCTCACCGAAAAGCTCCAGCGCATCGACACCCAGGTGCAGCGCGCCGCGCGGGTGGTGGACCATATGCGTGTGTTCGGCCGCCGCTCGGAAATCGAGCAACAGCCCTTCGACCCGTCGCAGGCGGTGGAAGGCACGCTGTCGCTGCTCGGCGAAGGCCTGCGCGGCAAGGGTGTAGAGGTGCGCATCACCCCGGCGGACTTCAAGGTCCAGGTCAAAGGCTATGTCGACCAGCTTGAGCAGGTGCTGATCAACCTGATGGTCAATGCCCGTGATGCGCTGTTGAGCAAACGGGAAAAACACCCTGAATTTCGTCCCTGGATCGCGGTGCATTGCGAGCAGGACAGCCGCCATGTGCGGATCTGGGTAGAAGACAACGGCGGCGGGATTGACCCACGACTGCTGGAGCGGATTTTCGAACCGTTCTTCACCACCAAGCCGATTGGCGTGGGCACGGGGTTGGGGTTGTCGGTGAGCTACGGGATCGTGGAAAACATGGGTGGACGCCTGAGCGTCACCAATGGCGAGCACGGCGCGAAGTTTTGTGTGGAGCTGCCGATCAGCTAG
- a CDS encoding DUF4136 domain-containing protein → MRRLCLILLSLGLGACSSPNPYVAASAPIPPAPPQAAHTFDASAYPAPVRDYGAYRNWAWRNGQLPAGTAWADSAQIAEAVSGALDQRGLRPLHDNRPADLFVSADVRLEKRLKQVQDDYGYGYGGYNRYGNGYGMYNSVPIVRTYEVQVVVVSVNLFDARTGQPVWSASAETGSQGSLSERGDALRQAVQKAMTAYPPS, encoded by the coding sequence ATGCGTCGTCTCTGTTTGATCCTGTTGTCCCTGGGGTTGGGCGCCTGTTCAAGCCCCAACCCTTATGTCGCCGCGTCGGCGCCGATCCCACCGGCGCCGCCCCAGGCCGCCCACACCTTTGATGCCAGTGCCTACCCGGCGCCAGTGCGCGATTACGGCGCCTACCGCAATTGGGCCTGGCGCAACGGTCAGCTTCCCGCGGGCACCGCCTGGGCCGATTCGGCGCAGATCGCCGAAGCGGTCAGCGGCGCCCTCGACCAGCGCGGCCTGCGCCCCTTGCATGACAACCGCCCGGCGGACCTTTTCGTCAGCGCCGACGTGCGCCTGGAGAAGCGTCTCAAGCAAGTCCAGGATGACTATGGCTACGGTTATGGTGGTTACAACCGCTATGGCAATGGGTATGGCATGTACAACTCGGTGCCGATCGTGCGCACCTATGAAGTGCAGGTCGTGGTGGTGAGCGTCAACCTGTTCGATGCCCGCACCGGCCAGCCGGTGTGGAGTGCCAGCGCAGAGACCGGCAGCCAGGGAAGCCTCAGTGAGCGGGGAGATGCCTTGCGCCAGGCGGTGCAAAAGGCAATGACGGCGTATCCTCCCAGTTAA
- a CDS encoding DUF3613 domain-containing protein, whose amino-acid sequence MKAHYFIGLALLPFSVLAIEPGPSSPYQAQTENWMALQVDGRAASATPQRTTPAEREQALQRWLDSNKHPIPEFFESQSGGSSKGGKSQ is encoded by the coding sequence ATGAAAGCACATTACTTCATCGGGCTGGCGCTGCTACCGTTCAGCGTACTGGCCATCGAACCGGGCCCGTCTTCCCCGTACCAGGCGCAGACGGAAAACTGGATGGCACTGCAGGTCGATGGGCGCGCGGCTTCAGCCACGCCACAACGGACCACGCCCGCTGAGCGGGAGCAGGCCTTGCAACGTTGGCTGGACAGTAACAAGCACCCGATTCCGGAGTTCTTTGAGTCGCAATCCGGCGGGTCTTCCAAGGGCGGGAAGAGTCAGTAA
- a CDS encoding TadE/TadG family type IV pilus assembly protein: MKTGLPRKQKGAAAIEFALVFAIFFAVFYGLISYSLPLLLMQSFNQAAAEAVRQALSVDPIAAGTAYGTQVTDRAKNTVITQLSWIPSSFQFSPSYISSTYNGTTLTVAINYPTTNLYSVFPALVLPGIGTVPNLPANLSASSSLQF; this comes from the coding sequence ATGAAAACAGGCCTCCCTAGAAAGCAAAAAGGTGCGGCGGCGATTGAGTTCGCCCTGGTCTTCGCGATCTTTTTTGCCGTGTTCTACGGGTTGATCAGCTATAGCCTGCCGTTGCTGTTGATGCAGTCGTTCAACCAGGCGGCGGCGGAGGCCGTGCGCCAGGCCCTGTCGGTGGACCCGATAGCTGCCGGTACCGCTTACGGCACGCAGGTGACCGACCGCGCCAAAAACACCGTGATCACCCAGTTGAGCTGGATCCCTTCCAGCTTCCAGTTCTCCCCCAGTTACATCAGCAGCACCTACAACGGCACCACGTTGACCGTGGCGATCAACTACCCCACTACCAACCTCTATTCCGTGTTCCCGGCACTGGTGCTGCCGGGGATCGGCACCGTCCCGAACCTGCCGGCCAACCTGTCCGCCAGTTCGAGTCTGCAGTTTTGA
- a CDS encoding DUF4136 domain-containing protein, producing the protein MFRRIATLAFVVLLGGCQTSQVNHDFDASRDFGAYRSWAWKDPALQYRPDDPRIKSDLTEQRIRQAVGEQLDQRGLRPAAPGTRADLNVQAYLIVEDRQQQVTTNYGGAWGGPWNGYWGAPMYNETRNITYKVATIQIDLLDGKDGKLVWRGSDEQMMATSPNPQDRDKAIRTTVTRVLSSYPPH; encoded by the coding sequence ATGTTTCGTCGTATCGCTACGCTCGCTTTTGTTGTGCTGCTTGGCGGTTGCCAGACTAGCCAGGTCAACCACGATTTTGACGCCAGCCGGGATTTCGGCGCCTACCGCAGCTGGGCCTGGAAAGACCCGGCCCTGCAATACCGCCCCGATGACCCGCGCATCAAGAGCGACCTCACCGAACAGCGCATCCGCCAGGCTGTAGGAGAACAACTCGACCAGCGCGGCCTGCGCCCTGCGGCGCCGGGCACCAGGGCTGACCTGAACGTGCAGGCCTACCTGATCGTCGAAGACCGCCAGCAACAGGTCACCACCAACTACGGCGGCGCCTGGGGCGGCCCGTGGAATGGCTATTGGGGCGCGCCGATGTACAACGAAACGCGCAACATCACCTACAAAGTGGCGACCATCCAGATCGACCTGCTCGATGGCAAGGACGGCAAACTGGTCTGGCGCGGCAGCGACGAACAGATGATGGCCACCTCGCCCAACCCACAGGATCGCGACAAAGCCATCCGCACCACCGTCACCCGCGTCCTCTCCAGCTACCCCCCTCACTAA
- a CDS encoding pilus assembly protein TadG-related protein has translation MSPRLGCRQRGAIGLMAAATLAMAMVFLLLAVDSGRLYLEKRKLQSVADSAALEAASRGGLCTPTTTANDYAVQNATRNGFTVVAGDNSRGLVVTCGTLTTNASNVRVFAADATKNDAVRVVATRSVITSIVSGIWNMFSGAPISTQTILSATAVAAYAPPVAQLTIRSSLASVNSGNSPLLNMVIGNLLGGSLSLTAAGWNGLLTTNVNLLSYLDQLAIQLNVKAGDYDALLSTAVSASQLIDAAVKVLQKNGAVATAVINDVITLKAIAPNTQLLKVGDLLKVATGTPAAALNTSVQLFQLLETVAQLSNSKSAVSAAAQLNIPLVGNVSIQTKVIEPPQMSAIGNPAKAKAGLLKNPQTDQIFVRTAQVRTLVTIDAPIIKVVSGVTSILSGLATPVSKVVGGLLNLNIPAVVGGVLCLVACNVTDVDITQTLSIYIEAASAQSYVTDYNCATPATKSLTVQATTSLATLGVGYVDPVAAFSSSAPVNVQPVRLIDFGERYCIVLTLICGPRTAGVGGGLNLKALSTVAAQTNSMVFLPVAEMNTPPTYKSPPGTADIIYSLGQTLNGLQVTYVPPSGSTPGAANGTVTSALATIVSSVVTLVQNVLAPILDPIVNTLLSALGISLGNAEVGANLSCHMGRAYLVI, from the coding sequence ATGTCTCCCCGACTTGGTTGCAGGCAGCGTGGTGCAATTGGCCTGATGGCGGCGGCTACCCTGGCGATGGCCATGGTGTTCCTGCTGCTGGCGGTAGACAGCGGCCGCCTCTACCTGGAAAAGCGCAAACTGCAGTCCGTCGCCGACAGCGCTGCGCTGGAAGCCGCCAGCCGTGGCGGCCTGTGCACACCCACCACCACTGCCAATGACTACGCCGTGCAGAACGCCACACGCAACGGCTTCACCGTGGTCGCCGGCGACAACAGCCGTGGCCTGGTGGTGACCTGCGGCACCTTGACGACCAACGCCAGCAATGTCCGCGTGTTTGCGGCCGATGCCACCAAAAACGATGCCGTCCGCGTGGTCGCCACGCGCAGCGTGATAACCAGCATTGTCAGTGGGATCTGGAACATGTTCAGCGGCGCGCCGATTTCCACCCAGACGATACTGAGTGCCACTGCTGTGGCTGCGTATGCACCGCCGGTTGCGCAACTGACGATTCGCAGCAGCCTGGCCTCAGTGAACTCCGGCAACTCTCCGCTATTGAACATGGTTATCGGCAATCTGCTGGGCGGCAGCCTGTCCTTGACCGCTGCGGGCTGGAACGGCTTGCTGACGACGAACGTCAATCTGCTCAGTTACCTGGACCAGTTGGCGATTCAATTGAACGTCAAGGCGGGGGACTACGACGCGTTGCTGAGCACTGCGGTATCCGCCAGCCAGTTGATCGATGCGGCGGTGAAGGTCCTGCAAAAAAACGGCGCGGTCGCCACGGCGGTGATCAACGACGTGATTACATTAAAAGCCATCGCCCCGAATACCCAGCTGTTGAAGGTTGGAGATCTGTTGAAGGTCGCTACCGGCACACCGGCTGCTGCCTTGAATACCAGTGTGCAGTTGTTTCAACTGCTGGAGACTGTGGCGCAACTGTCCAATAGCAAAAGCGCGGTGAGTGCGGCCGCTCAATTGAATATTCCATTGGTCGGCAACGTCTCGATCCAGACCAAAGTCATCGAGCCGCCACAGATGTCGGCGATTGGTAACCCGGCGAAGGCCAAGGCCGGGTTGTTGAAGAACCCGCAGACCGATCAGATTTTCGTGAGAACTGCGCAAGTGCGCACCCTGGTCACCATCGATGCGCCGATCATCAAGGTGGTTTCTGGGGTGACATCAATACTGAGCGGGTTGGCGACGCCGGTGTCGAAGGTGGTCGGTGGGCTATTGAATTTGAACATTCCGGCCGTGGTCGGCGGCGTCTTGTGCCTGGTGGCGTGTAACGTCACGGATGTCGATATTACTCAAACGCTGTCGATTTACATCGAGGCTGCCAGTGCACAAAGCTATGTCACGGACTACAACTGTGCCACGCCTGCCACAAAATCGTTGACGGTGCAGGCCACCACCTCACTGGCCACCTTGGGTGTGGGTTACGTTGACCCGGTTGCCGCATTCTCTTCTTCGGCGCCCGTCAACGTGCAACCGGTCAGGTTGATCGACTTTGGCGAGCGGTATTGCATTGTGCTGACACTGATATGCGGCCCGCGCACCGCTGGGGTAGGCGGCGGGTTGAATTTGAAAGCGCTGTCGACCGTGGCCGCGCAAACCAACTCGATGGTGTTTCTCCCCGTGGCCGAAATGAATACACCGCCGACTTACAAAAGCCCGCCGGGCACGGCCGACATCATTTACAGCCTGGGGCAGACCTTGAACGGTCTGCAGGTCACTTACGTACCGCCCAGCGGCAGCACGCCCGGTGCGGCGAACGGCACTGTGACAAGTGCCCTGGCGACCATCGTCAGTTCAGTGGTCACCCTCGTCCAGAACGTCCTGGCGCCGATCCTCGACCCTATCGTCAACACGTTGCTCTCCGCCCTGGGCATCAGCCTTGGCAACGCCGAAGTCGGCGCCAACCTCAGTTGCCACATGGGGCGCGCCTACCTGGTGATCTAG
- a CDS encoding tetratricopeptide repeat protein: protein MKALIAGLTLLMLGGCATNGQSPWATLTSPGSCTKPSSDQELALNLSDDLASEGKLHASLANLQNLPESLPQVRQRKARTYRLLGRSEAEPLYRSLLGTCMTADGEHGLGQLAVARGDNGQAMAHLQRAAQLAPTDEKIRNDLGVVYLNQLRVEDARFEFMTAIELKQGDPLAAVNLVTLLIYQNDWGQAAKVVSQLGLSREQFTEAQARAEKLKATGVATRKVAAVSETRPVTLK from the coding sequence ATGAAAGCACTGATTGCCGGCCTGACGCTGCTGATGCTCGGCGGCTGCGCCACCAACGGCCAATCACCCTGGGCGACGCTGACCTCACCGGGCAGTTGCACCAAGCCGAGTTCGGACCAGGAATTGGCGCTCAACCTGTCCGATGACCTGGCAAGCGAAGGCAAGCTGCACGCCAGCCTGGCCAACCTGCAAAACCTGCCCGAGTCCCTGCCCCAGGTGCGCCAGCGCAAGGCCCGCACTTACCGCCTGCTCGGGCGCAGCGAAGCCGAGCCGTTGTACCGCAGCCTGCTCGGCACCTGCATGACGGCCGACGGCGAGCACGGCCTGGGGCAATTGGCGGTCGCCAGGGGCGACAACGGACAGGCCATGGCCCACCTGCAACGGGCAGCGCAGCTAGCACCCACAGACGAAAAAATCCGCAATGACCTGGGCGTGGTGTACCTCAACCAACTGCGTGTGGAAGACGCCCGTTTTGAATTCATGACCGCCATCGAACTCAAGCAAGGCGACCCGTTGGCCGCCGTCAACCTGGTTACGCTGTTGATCTACCAGAACGACTGGGGCCAAGCGGCCAAGGTGGTCAGCCAGTTGGGCCTGAGCCGCGAGCAGTTCACCGAAGCCCAGGCCCGTGCGGAGAAACTCAAGGCCACCGGCGTCGCCACACGCAAAGTCGCAGCGGTCAGTGAGACCCGGCCGGTGACCCTCAAGTAA
- a CDS encoding prepilin peptidase, with amino-acid sequence MIHGVVILLWLGLCTLQDMRQRQIGNGLTLGAALLALIFLLWTGRTWLGAPASEGGWAFALALLLTLPGYALGRFGAGDVKLLAALALASTLDYLLWSLIGAALFQACWVLVSQRLRARRWRADAQVSTKQPFAPFVLTGFVLYWFWIH; translated from the coding sequence GTGATCCATGGCGTGGTGATTCTGCTCTGGCTGGGACTGTGTACGTTGCAGGATATGCGTCAGCGGCAGATCGGCAATGGCTTGACCTTGGGGGCGGCGCTGTTGGCGCTGATCTTTTTGTTGTGGACGGGCAGGACCTGGCTGGGAGCACCCGCGAGCGAAGGCGGCTGGGCCTTTGCCCTGGCCCTGTTGCTGACCTTGCCCGGCTATGCGTTGGGCCGCTTTGGCGCGGGGGATGTGAAGCTGCTGGCTGCGCTGGCCCTGGCCAGTACACTGGACTACCTGCTGTGGTCGTTGATCGGTGCGGCGCTCTTTCAGGCGTGCTGGGTGCTTGTGAGTCAAAGGCTTAGGGCGCGTCGGTGGAGGGCAGATGCGCAGGTGTCAACCAAACAGCCATTTGCCCCCTTTGTTTTGACAGGATTTGTGCTGTACTGGTTTTGGATCCATTAG